One Bacteroidia bacterium genomic region harbors:
- the clpB gene encoding ATP-dependent chaperone ClpB: protein MNFDQYTVKSREALQQAAEIAREKHQQVVEPGHLLLALLKSEDTLVPHIFRKMEVNIPFLASKTNELIDKYPKVSGAFGGQHFGNDQFKVLEIANQEAGKQKDEFITLEHILLGLLLADNSVSRLLKDQGLQEKGLRQIIKDLRGNKTATDSNAEDKFNTLKRYCLNLNELARDGKLDPVIGRDEEIRRVMQILSRRTKNNPVLIGEPGVGKTAIAEGIAHRILQGDVPENLKSKIILSLDMGALLAGAKYRGEFEERLKAVVADVTAAEGEYILFIDEIHTLVGAGKADGAMDAANILKPALARGTLRAIGATTLDEYQKYIEKDKALERRFQPIYVDEPDAQDAISILRGLKEKYEIHHGVQITDAAIIAAVELSQRYINDRFLPDKAIDLMDEAAARLRLQIDSLPEELDELERKIRTLEIEREAIRREQDEKKIHELSEQITNLGETRDALRAQWTQEKNLIQQIREAQATIEQLRAEADRAEREANWGKVAEIRYGRIAEQEQRVKTLQHALGEIQGETRMLREEVDSEQIAEVVSRWTGIPVQKMLESDRQKLLHIEDALHKRVVGQSEAIEAIAHAIRRNAAGLNDPKKPIGSFIFLGSTGVGKTELARALAEYLFNDEQAMVRIDLSEYQEKHTVSRLIGAPPGYVGYEEGGQLTEAVRRRPYSVILLDELEKAHPDVFNVLLQVLDDGRLTDNKGRTVNFKNTIIIMTSNLGAHLIAEQFMHLTEDNRDKITAKVRLDVFELLRKTLRPEFLNRIDEVILFTPLNREELLEIVRIQADILTKQALQQDISVSFTPEALDWLAQLGYDPQLGARPLKRVLQRKVINELAKQILSGQVSKDTHIVIGYEPNSGITFNNSVVLNEVK from the coding sequence ATGAATTTTGATCAATATACAGTCAAGTCAAGGGAGGCACTTCAACAAGCTGCCGAAATTGCCAGAGAAAAACATCAGCAAGTCGTAGAACCCGGGCATCTACTTTTAGCCTTGCTTAAATCGGAAGATACCTTAGTGCCGCATATATTTCGTAAAATGGAGGTTAATATTCCATTCCTCGCATCCAAAACCAATGAACTGATAGACAAATATCCAAAAGTTAGCGGTGCCTTTGGCGGGCAGCATTTCGGTAATGACCAATTTAAGGTCTTAGAAATAGCCAACCAAGAAGCCGGTAAGCAAAAAGATGAGTTTATCACCTTAGAGCATATCTTATTAGGATTATTATTAGCCGATAATTCCGTTTCCCGCCTCTTAAAAGACCAAGGATTACAAGAAAAAGGGTTGCGCCAGATAATAAAAGACTTACGGGGCAACAAAACCGCCACAGATTCAAATGCAGAGGATAAATTCAATACATTAAAACGTTATTGCTTGAACCTGAATGAATTAGCACGTGATGGTAAGCTGGACCCAGTAATTGGCCGTGATGAAGAAATCCGCAGAGTGATGCAAATTCTATCCCGCAGAACCAAAAATAATCCAGTCTTGATAGGGGAGCCTGGGGTCGGAAAAACCGCAATTGCCGAAGGAATAGCCCACAGAATTTTACAAGGAGACGTTCCCGAAAACCTAAAAAGTAAAATAATACTTTCGTTAGATATGGGCGCTTTGCTCGCAGGCGCAAAGTATAGAGGTGAATTTGAAGAAAGACTAAAAGCCGTAGTAGCAGACGTTACCGCCGCAGAAGGAGAGTATATCTTGTTTATTGATGAAATCCACACATTAGTAGGTGCCGGAAAGGCTGACGGAGCTATGGATGCCGCAAATATCCTGAAACCAGCCTTAGCCCGAGGAACCCTCCGAGCTATAGGAGCTACAACCCTCGATGAATATCAAAAATATATCGAAAAAGACAAAGCCTTAGAAAGACGCTTCCAGCCAATTTATGTAGATGAACCGGATGCCCAAGATGCAATCTCTATTTTGCGAGGACTTAAAGAAAAATATGAAATTCATCACGGCGTTCAAATTACCGATGCCGCTATTATCGCTGCCGTAGAGCTTTCACAACGTTATATCAATGACCGCTTTCTGCCGGATAAAGCCATTGACTTGATGGATGAAGCCGCAGCCCGCCTTCGACTCCAAATAGATTCTTTACCCGAAGAATTAGATGAATTAGAACGCAAAATCAGAACCCTTGAAATTGAACGTGAAGCTATTAGAAGAGAACAAGACGAGAAAAAAATCCATGAACTCTCAGAGCAAATTACAAACTTAGGCGAAACCAGAGACGCACTTCGTGCCCAATGGACACAAGAAAAAAACCTGATTCAGCAGATCCGTGAAGCACAAGCTACCATAGAACAGCTCCGGGCAGAAGCAGACCGCGCCGAACGCGAAGCAAACTGGGGAAAAGTAGCCGAAATACGATATGGCAGAATCGCCGAACAAGAACAGCGAGTAAAAACACTGCAACACGCCTTAGGTGAAATTCAAGGAGAAACCAGAATGTTACGCGAAGAAGTTGATAGTGAGCAAATTGCAGAAGTAGTAAGTAGATGGACAGGCATCCCCGTTCAAAAAATGCTGGAATCCGACAGGCAGAAACTCCTGCACATCGAAGATGCCTTGCACAAAAGAGTAGTAGGCCAGTCAGAAGCCATTGAAGCTATTGCGCACGCCATCCGCAGAAACGCTGCCGGCTTAAATGACCCCAAAAAACCAATCGGATCATTTATATTCTTAGGATCTACTGGAGTTGGAAAAACAGAATTAGCCCGCGCCCTCGCTGAATATCTCTTTAATGACGAACAAGCTATGGTGCGTATAGACCTCTCGGAATACCAAGAAAAACATACCGTAAGCCGCTTGATTGGTGCTCCTCCCGGATACGTTGGCTACGAAGAAGGCGGACAATTAACAGAAGCCGTCCGCAGAAGACCTTACTCCGTTATCCTTTTAGATGAACTCGAAAAAGCACATCCGGATGTATTTAATGTATTACTGCAAGTCCTTGATGATGGCCGACTTACAGATAACAAAGGTAGAACTGTCAATTTTAAGAACACCATCATAATCATGACTTCAAACTTAGGTGCTCATCTTATTGCAGAGCAATTTATGCATCTGACGGAAGACAATCGGGATAAAATCACCGCAAAAGTACGCCTCGATGTATTTGAATTGCTTCGCAAAACACTCAGACCGGAGTTCCTGAACCGAATTGATGAAGTAATACTCTTCACCCCGCTCAATAGAGAAGAGCTTTTAGAAATCGTTCGTATTCAAGCAGATATACTCACTAAACAAGCTCTACAACAAGATATTTCGGTGTCATTTACACCAGAGGCTTTGGATTGGCTTGCCCAACTTGGCTATGACCCACAATTAGGTGCAAGACCGCTTAAAAGAGTGCTTCAAAGAAAAGTAATCAACGAATTAGCAAAACAAATTCTAAGTGGCCAAGTATCAAAAGATACTCATATAGTTATTGGTTATGAGCCAAATAGCGGAATAACTTTTAATAATTCAGTAGTTCTAAACGAAGTAAAATAA
- a CDS encoding zinc dependent phospholipase C family protein translates to MKYCWLFLSLWICSASTSVYGWGFWAHPRINRLAVYTLPPEMLPFFKANIEFISLHAVKPDERRYAVDGEAPKHYIDLDHYGKLPFSNFPKKWQDATQKYSEDTILAYGTVPWTIQQEYRRLIQAFKDKNADAILRISSELGHYIADAHVPLHTTENYNGQFSGQYGIHGFWESRLPELFANNYDFFLGPAYMVEDPLAEAWKAVLESHTALDSVFQFEKDLTQKSSEDLKYSFETRNNANMKVYSVPFSKMYHAMLGGQVERRMRMAILRVGSFWYSAWLQAGQPDLNSLIDPSRKLQEDNYEKKLKILDREAARLWKNERWAGCCATSLNHSCHRNALKPERKWANILKKTFTD, encoded by the coding sequence ATGAAATACTGTTGGCTATTTTTAAGTTTATGGATATGCTCCGCGAGTACTTCGGTGTATGGTTGGGGCTTTTGGGCGCATCCACGCATTAATCGCTTGGCTGTTTACACGCTGCCGCCGGAAATGTTGCCATTTTTCAAAGCGAACATTGAGTTTATATCTTTACATGCCGTAAAACCCGATGAACGTCGCTACGCCGTGGACGGGGAAGCTCCTAAGCATTACATAGACTTAGACCACTACGGTAAACTGCCATTTTCAAATTTCCCTAAAAAATGGCAAGACGCTACTCAAAAGTATTCCGAAGACACTATTTTGGCCTATGGAACTGTGCCTTGGACAATCCAACAGGAATATAGAAGACTGATTCAAGCATTTAAGGATAAAAATGCAGATGCAATATTGCGTATTTCATCAGAATTAGGCCATTACATTGCAGATGCTCACGTTCCTTTACATACAACGGAAAACTATAATGGCCAGTTTTCTGGCCAGTACGGTATTCACGGTTTTTGGGAATCCAGACTGCCGGAATTATTTGCCAATAATTATGATTTTTTCTTAGGCCCGGCTTATATGGTCGAAGACCCACTGGCAGAAGCATGGAAAGCAGTTTTGGAAAGCCACACCGCATTGGATTCTGTATTTCAATTTGAAAAAGACCTTACCCAGAAATCTTCAGAAGATTTAAAATATAGCTTTGAAACCAGAAATAATGCAAATATGAAAGTCTATTCTGTCCCTTTTTCTAAAATGTATCATGCTATGCTTGGCGGGCAGGTAGAAAGAAGGATGCGAATGGCTATTCTTAGGGTAGGTTCTTTTTGGTATTCTGCGTGGTTACAAGCCGGCCAGCCAGACCTTAACTCACTCATAGACCCAAGCCGTAAATTACAGGAAGACAACTACGAGAAAAAGCTAAAAATCTTAGATAGAGAAGCTGCTCGCCTTTGGAAAAACGAACGCTGGGCAGGATGCTGTGCTACCTCCTTGAATCACTCTTGCCACCGAAACGCACTGAAACCCGAAAGAAAATGGGCTAATATTCTGAAAAAAACCTTTACAGACTAA
- a CDS encoding DUF3365 domain-containing protein — MDTFLKIGFIAFLALSGYLTSCKSNQNLTEAQKQTFIQRGTAITQQVTAALMSKLIPEVQQNGPSQAIKYCSVQAIPTTDSISKQEKVTISRISHRNRNPNNIANAAESELINRYISQINAGSTLSPTLKANGSQTIFYSPIVIAMPTCLKCHGKLGQDLQPDVQETLQKLYPNDKATGFAQGELRGLFKIVFSK, encoded by the coding sequence ATGGATACTTTTTTAAAAATAGGTTTTATCGCTTTTTTAGCACTCTCAGGATACTTAACTTCCTGTAAATCAAATCAAAATCTAACCGAAGCCCAAAAGCAAACGTTTATTCAACGTGGAACGGCAATCACCCAGCAGGTAACTGCCGCGCTGATGAGCAAATTGATTCCCGAAGTCCAGCAAAATGGCCCCAGTCAGGCAATTAAATATTGCTCTGTTCAGGCAATTCCCACCACAGATAGTATTTCTAAACAAGAAAAAGTTACGATAAGCCGCATTTCCCACCGAAACCGAAATCCCAATAATATAGCGAACGCAGCAGAATCAGAGCTAATCAACCGATATATCTCGCAAATAAATGCTGGAAGTACTCTCTCTCCTACCCTAAAAGCCAACGGTAGCCAAACTATTTTTTATTCTCCCATCGTAATTGCGATGCCTACTTGCTTAAAATGCCATGGAAAACTGGGTCAAGACCTTCAACCGGACGTGCAAGAAACGCTTCAAAAACTATATCCAAATGACAAAGCTACAGGCTTTGCGCAAGGAGAACTGCGCGGTTTGTTTAAAATTGTTTTTAGTAAATAA
- a CDS encoding thiamine phosphate synthase, translating into MQSLPKLHLITDTSTQQRYNHFELLQFIPQDSNIVIQFREKQFTSEKYSQLEKAYNFCIEKKIPLIINDYVSICEKFENTGIHVGIEDTPLDEVCKRLPNRLIGATVHNEEELYIAQRQPVSYIGVGPIFASSSKKMALPPMGLQGLASFCPKTSIPVIAIGGITEKTAYEVLASGAYGIAIIGAWCQASNPGEVISKFLRIINDYHATKDT; encoded by the coding sequence ATGCAAAGCCTACCAAAACTTCACCTCATCACCGATACAAGTACCCAACAGAGATATAATCATTTTGAACTCCTACAGTTCATCCCGCAAGATAGCAATATCGTTATTCAATTTCGAGAAAAACAATTTACTTCAGAAAAATATTCTCAGTTAGAAAAAGCATATAATTTTTGTATTGAAAAAAAAATTCCGCTAATTATCAATGATTATGTGTCTATCTGCGAGAAATTTGAGAATACCGGAATTCATGTAGGAATAGAAGATACTCCTTTAGATGAAGTATGCAAACGCCTACCCAATAGGCTCATTGGAGCTACTGTTCATAATGAAGAAGAATTATACATAGCTCAAAGACAGCCTGTTAGCTATATTGGCGTGGGGCCAATATTTGCCAGTTCATCTAAAAAAATGGCGTTACCACCTATGGGTTTGCAGGGATTAGCTTCTTTTTGCCCAAAAACTTCCATACCGGTTATCGCTATTGGTGGGATTACAGAAAAAACAGCTTATGAGGTTTTGGCATCGGGCGCGTACGGAATCGCCATAATCGGTGCATGGTGTCAGGCATCTAATCCGGGAGAGGTTATATCAAAATTCCTTCGTATCATAAATGATTATCACGCCACTAAAGATACCTGA
- the ftsA gene encoding cell division protein FtsA, which translates to MSKIVCGLDIGSTKICAIVGRLNDLGGIDVLGIGHAPSDGVKRGIVENIDKTIEAIKQAVRAAEQHSNVEIKLVHVGIAGEHIRSKQHKGIITLNNPDAEITAFDVARLHEDMHKISIPAGNKIIHVIPIEYCVDNQYSIREPIGMSGVRLEGNFHIITGQTTAIKNIFRCVKKAGLEVEDLILEPIASSHAVLTEDEKEAGVCLVDIGGGTTDIAIFEDHAIRHTAIIPFGGNIITEDIKAGLSIMKRQAEKLKIDSGCALESAITRDEIIIVPALGDKEPTEIRKSILARIIQARLSEIFYAVHREIEIAGYKRTKLPGGIVVTGGGSQMAHLRQLVEYITGIDCRTGYVQEHISRGFTSEVRNPMYSTGMGLVIYGLKHNPIISETNIESLNQDSISGGQDNLLLSTLSRQKQKVTAAEEVAEQNQPENKKAGFFGKIRGFLEDTVSGANQLLD; encoded by the coding sequence ATGAGTAAAATTGTCTGCGGATTAGATATTGGCAGTACCAAAATATGTGCTATTGTTGGGCGGCTGAACGACCTTGGCGGCATTGACGTGCTTGGAATAGGCCATGCACCGTCTGACGGCGTAAAACGCGGGATTGTCGAAAACATAGATAAAACAATAGAAGCAATCAAGCAAGCAGTTCGTGCTGCTGAACAACATTCTAACGTTGAAATTAAATTAGTTCATGTAGGAATTGCCGGAGAGCATATCAGAAGTAAGCAACACAAGGGAATTATTACACTAAATAACCCAGATGCAGAAATTACTGCTTTTGATGTAGCACGGCTACACGAAGATATGCACAAAATATCCATTCCGGCAGGTAATAAAATAATTCACGTTATCCCGATAGAGTATTGTGTTGATAATCAATATAGTATTCGTGAACCTATTGGGATGTCCGGAGTTCGTTTAGAAGGTAATTTTCATATCATAACCGGCCAAACTACCGCTATCAAGAATATTTTTAGATGTGTTAAAAAAGCTGGCCTTGAAGTAGAAGACTTGATTTTAGAGCCTATTGCCTCAAGCCATGCGGTATTAACCGAAGACGAAAAAGAAGCCGGCGTATGCTTAGTAGATATAGGAGGAGGTACTACAGATATTGCTATATTTGAAGACCATGCGATACGTCATACCGCCATCATCCCATTCGGTGGAAATATTATTACAGAAGATATTAAAGCCGGCCTCAGCATTATGAAAAGGCAAGCCGAAAAACTCAAAATAGATAGCGGCTGTGCATTAGAATCAGCCATAACCAGAGATGAAATCATTATAGTACCGGCTTTGGGGGATAAAGAACCCACAGAAATCCGTAAGTCTATTCTTGCCCGAATTATTCAGGCAAGACTATCCGAAATATTTTATGCTGTTCACCGAGAAATTGAAATCGCTGGATATAAAAGAACAAAGCTACCCGGAGGCATTGTAGTTACCGGCGGCGGATCGCAAATGGCACATTTACGGCAATTAGTTGAATATATTACAGGAATAGATTGCAGAACCGGATATGTTCAAGAACATATAAGTAGAGGTTTTACCTCAGAAGTCCGTAACCCAATGTATTCAACCGGTATGGGGCTTGTTATTTATGGCCTAAAACATAACCCAATCATTAGTGAAACCAATATAGAGAGTTTAAATCAAGATAGCATAAGCGGCGGGCAGGATAACTTACTGTTATCTACACTTTCCCGCCAAAAACAAAAAGTAACAGCAGCAGAAGAAGTTGCAGAACAAAATCAACCGGAGAATAAAAAAGCCGGATTTTTTGGCAAAATTCGCGGCTTTTTAGAAGATACAGTTTCAGGCGCAAATCAATTATTAGACTAA
- the murC gene encoding UDP-N-acetylmuramate--L-alanine ligase — MFLGKRVYFMGIGGIGMSALARHFRHLNYEVSGYDKTETAITRSLTQEGIEVFYEIDIKHLQEINAVIYTPAIPVTNEEFVYCQEYNIPCYKRSEVIGWISKQYKTIAIAGTHGKTTVCSMVTTLLRESGITCSAFVGGIMLNYDSNYLSGDSPYLVVEADEYDRSFLTLSPKFAVITAADPDHLDIYHTHTEFRAAMEKFANQVTDTLLTTPAVLNSFKQELKPKTLIFSKEKESTISFSNLRPAKWGIYFDYKSADVFWPDIFLPIPGEHNVSNSVAAISIARLLGLSENQIRAALSTYKGVKRRYELHYAHQDVYLIDDYAHHPEELRAVIEATRKQFPEYTINIIFQPHLFTRTRDFAAEFASVLSLADEVILVPIYPARELSILNVSSALIYQQIQHEHKHNLTLPSLIEVLMQVTKPKSVCLITGAGDIDLMIPEMIHALSIKFGKQTSEAS; from the coding sequence ATGTTCTTAGGGAAACGAGTTTATTTTATGGGAATCGGCGGAATCGGAATGAGTGCTTTAGCAAGGCACTTTCGGCATCTTAATTATGAGGTTTCCGGATACGACAAAACCGAAACAGCAATTACCCGCTCTTTAACCCAAGAAGGTATTGAAGTTTTTTATGAAATAGATATTAAGCATTTGCAGGAGATAAATGCGGTTATTTACACTCCAGCAATACCGGTAACTAATGAAGAGTTTGTTTATTGCCAAGAATATAACATTCCGTGCTACAAGAGGTCAGAGGTAATTGGCTGGATTTCAAAGCAGTATAAGACGATAGCTATTGCCGGCACACATGGTAAAACGACTGTTTGTAGTATGGTTACTACATTGTTGCGCGAATCAGGAATAACTTGTTCCGCTTTTGTCGGCGGAATTATGCTAAACTATGACTCTAACTATCTTTCAGGAGATTCTCCCTATTTAGTAGTTGAGGCTGATGAATATGACCGTTCATTTTTAACCCTTTCACCAAAATTTGCTGTTATTACGGCTGCCGATCCAGACCATTTGGATATTTATCATACCCACACAGAGTTTCGGGCAGCTATGGAAAAGTTTGCCAACCAAGTTACGGATACCCTCCTTACAACACCGGCAGTTTTAAACTCCTTTAAGCAAGAATTAAAGCCAAAAACGTTGATTTTTAGTAAAGAAAAAGAATCTACTATTTCATTTTCTAATTTACGTCCGGCTAAATGGGGCATTTATTTTGACTATAAGTCGGCAGACGTTTTCTGGCCGGATATTTTTCTGCCTATTCCGGGAGAGCACAATGTGTCAAACTCGGTTGCAGCAATCTCTATTGCTCGGTTGTTAGGGCTTTCAGAAAACCAAATACGGGCAGCATTATCTACCTATAAAGGTGTGAAACGTAGATACGAACTGCATTATGCACACCAAGATGTTTACTTGATTGACGACTATGCACACCATCCGGAAGAGCTACGCGCAGTTATTGAGGCTACCCGAAAACAGTTTCCAGAATATACAATCAATATTATTTTTCAGCCGCATTTATTTACCCGTACACGAGATTTTGCTGCTGAATTTGCTTCTGTGCTCTCCTTAGCCGATGAAGTCATATTAGTTCCTATCTATCCTGCAAGGGAGTTATCCATACTTAACGTTTCAAGCGCACTTATTTATCAACAAATCCAGCATGAGCATAAGCATAACCTAACTTTGCCGTCCCTTATTGAAGTATTGATGCAAGTTACCAAGCCTAAGTCAGTTTGTTTAATAACCGGTGCCGGCGATATTGATTTGATGATACCCGAAATGATTCATGCACTCAGTATAAAGTTTGGGAAACAAACATCAGAAGCATCATGA
- the ftsZ gene encoding cell division protein FtsZ, producing MAIDFALPTSDSSIIKVFGVGGGGSNAVNNMFTKGIKGVEFYVFNTDIQDLNRSPVVNRVALGAKLTNGLGAGSKPEVGKNAALESVDVIREILKKSDTRMVFITAGMGGGTGTGAAPVIAALAKELGILTVGIVTTPFSFEGPWRTNLAKAGIEQMERSVDTLIVINNQNLLKISSRGLKQREAFIMADKVLCDAAKGISELVTGSGYINLDFADVETIMKDGGTAIMGTATFEGENRAIQAIEEALNCPLLENTEINGASGVLINISASEESLALDEVDVIMDYVYKAVGEDARIIFGTVYDETMQDRLAVTIIATGFNKKKDELPLPNSKYSNKSLLDSLSTQKEDFQNNIPKHLESPSYNRNFLAEPLKYPETEPIAEHLVPKVNPVIEEIQASKPPQIISETPPEKPAKNIIQKSEPVEKQDIPVFPQKQDLDITIKEEIVIAGINKKSLDTTFTTLSYHSTEDLVEFEKPAYLRYNLPLEKRERSPNIYSTFSISEDNEGGCGLTNNSNPIIYRSPD from the coding sequence ATGGCAATAGATTTTGCTTTACCCACTTCAGATAGTTCGATAATTAAAGTTTTCGGAGTAGGCGGCGGCGGAAGTAACGCTGTAAACAATATGTTTACAAAAGGAATTAAAGGTGTTGAGTTCTATGTCTTTAATACAGATATACAGGATTTAAACCGTAGCCCGGTTGTAAATCGGGTAGCTTTGGGGGCGAAATTAACCAATGGTTTGGGGGCTGGTTCAAAACCCGAAGTTGGGAAAAATGCTGCCTTAGAAAGTGTTGATGTGATTCGGGAAATCTTGAAAAAAAGTGATACCCGCATGGTATTCATCACTGCCGGTATGGGAGGCGGAACAGGAACCGGTGCTGCGCCGGTTATCGCTGCCTTAGCCAAAGAATTAGGAATACTAACCGTAGGTATCGTAACGACCCCATTTTCTTTTGAAGGCCCGTGGCGTACCAACCTCGCTAAAGCAGGCATAGAACAAATGGAACGGTCAGTAGATACGCTTATCGTCATCAACAATCAAAACCTTCTTAAAATCAGTTCACGCGGTCTTAAACAACGTGAAGCCTTCATAATGGCAGACAAAGTGCTTTGTGATGCAGCAAAAGGAATCTCCGAATTAGTTACCGGCAGCGGCTACATTAACTTAGACTTTGCTGATGTTGAAACAATTATGAAAGATGGCGGTACTGCTATCATGGGCACAGCTACTTTTGAAGGAGAAAATAGAGCAATCCAAGCTATTGAAGAAGCCCTAAATTGCCCGCTCCTCGAAAATACAGAAATTAACGGTGCAAGTGGCGTATTGATAAATATCAGCGCATCCGAAGAATCCTTAGCCTTGGACGAAGTTGATGTTATTATGGATTATGTCTATAAAGCTGTTGGAGAAGATGCCAGAATTATATTCGGAACTGTCTATGACGAAACTATGCAGGATAGACTTGCCGTAACAATCATCGCAACCGGATTTAATAAAAAAAAAGACGAATTACCGCTACCCAACTCCAAATATTCGAATAAATCCCTCTTAGATTCATTATCTACCCAAAAAGAAGATTTTCAAAATAATATTCCAAAACACTTAGAATCACCGTCTTATAATCGAAACTTTTTGGCAGAGCCTCTAAAGTACCCGGAAACAGAACCTATTGCAGAACACTTAGTTCCCAAAGTAAATCCGGTTATAGAAGAAATTCAGGCCAGTAAACCACCTCAGATAATATCAGAAACTCCTCCCGAAAAACCGGCAAAAAACATCATCCAAAAGTCAGAACCCGTTGAAAAACAGGATATTCCGGTATTTCCCCAAAAACAGGACTTAGACATAACGATAAAAGAAGAGATTGTTATAGCCGGCATTAATAAAAAGAGTTTGGACACCACATTCACCACTTTAAGCTATCACAGTACAGAAGACTTAGTAGAGTTTGAAAAACCTGCTTATCTACGCTATAATCTTCCATTAGAGAAAAGAGAACGGTCTCCTAACATCTATTCTACATTTTCTATTAGTGAAGATAATGAAGGCGGATGCGGCCTAACCAATAATAGTAACCCAATTATTTACCGAAGCCCTGATTAA
- a CDS encoding SCO family protein: MITCLLLIGSLAACKKTASTPEKQTISELSIYNLETEWENQEGEKIQFKDLQGNVLVVVMIYTSCKAACPRLVADMKNIQKAVGKSSGKPIRYVLVSIDPKKDTPPKLKEFSIENNMTDSHWLFLRGTEETTREFANTLAVKYKEISPIDFSHSNIISVFDENGDMKFQQEGLGLDNKEIVKKIQQTAGGEQKTTS; this comes from the coding sequence ATTATAACTTGCTTATTATTAATCGGAAGTTTAGCTGCTTGTAAAAAAACTGCATCTACTCCAGAAAAACAAACCATTAGTGAACTATCTATCTACAACTTAGAAACAGAGTGGGAAAACCAAGAAGGAGAAAAAATACAGTTTAAAGACCTACAAGGAAACGTCTTAGTAGTAGTGATGATTTACACATCCTGCAAAGCTGCCTGCCCAAGGCTGGTAGCCGACATGAAAAATATCCAGAAAGCAGTAGGAAAATCATCTGGAAAACCTATCCGCTATGTGTTGGTTAGCATTGACCCCAAAAAAGACACTCCCCCAAAATTAAAAGAATTTAGTATCGAAAACAACATGACAGATTCCCATTGGCTGTTTTTACGCGGAACAGAAGAAACAACCAGAGAATTTGCAAATACCTTAGCCGTTAAATATAAAGAAATTTCTCCCATAGACTTTTCGCACTCAAATATTATCAGTGTCTTTGACGAAAATGGCGATATGAAGTTTCAGCAAGAAGGACTCGGATTGGACAATAAAGAAATTGTTAAAAAAATCCAACAAACTGCTGGAGGTGAACAAAAGACTACTTCTTAG